The following proteins are encoded in a genomic region of Bacteroides sp.:
- the rplQ gene encoding 50S ribosomal protein L17 has translation MRHRKKVNHLGRKSAHRKAMLSNMAASLILHKRINTTVPKAKALKVYVEPLITKSKEDSTHSRRVVFSYLENKYAVSELFREVAQKVADRPGGYTRILKTGFRQGDGAEMCMIELVDYNPNLLKKADADQTRKTRRAGRRKKSDEDTTATKKAAPKAAKEEKPVEEPKAEEPKAEEPKAKEVKAETNETPQDNTPAEDTPEADTEK, from the coding sequence ATGAGACACAGAAAGAAAGTCAATCATCTGGGAAGAAAATCAGCACACCGCAAGGCTATGCTTTCAAACATGGCTGCTTCCCTTATTCTTCATAAGCGCATCAACACTACCGTGCCTAAGGCCAAAGCCCTGAAGGTATACGTTGAGCCCCTGATCACCAAGTCGAAGGAAGACTCCACACATTCACGCAGGGTTGTTTTCAGTTACCTGGAAAACAAATACGCTGTCAGTGAACTTTTCCGCGAGGTTGCCCAGAAAGTGGCCGACCGCCCGGGTGGATATACCCGTATCCTTAAGACTGGTTTTCGTCAGGGTGATGGCGCTGAGATGTGTATGATCGAGCTGGTGGATTACAACCCCAATCTGCTGAAGAAAGCCGATGCCGATCAGACCCGTAAGACTCGTCGCGCCGGTCGCCGCAAGAAATCTGATGAAGATACCACGGCAACTAAAAAAGCCGCTCCCAAAGCAGCCAAGGAAGAAAAGCCTGTTGAAGAACCTAAGGCTGAAGAACCTAAGGCTGAAGAGCCTAAGGCTAAAGAGGTAAAGGCTGAAACCAACGAGACTCCTCAGGATAATACGCCCGCAGAAGATACGCCTGAAGCAGATACTGAAAAGTAA